One segment of Paenibacillus sp. FSL R7-0337 DNA contains the following:
- a CDS encoding diguanylate cyclase has translation MSDFNTEHENQPLNRTLLNEAGLDPKEPVDLNNCEKEPIHIPGLIQPHGVLLAVTQDTAHKIVQASLNTDALLGKDSEALLGTPMADLVGPDQLEMLLTRSVNAKETADLQYIVIQIEVAGEPQDFFCILHESEGLVIVELEPASIDQSDSTNDFDWIRTFFGRLKHAANRLEASQAAAEQVKEMLGYDRVMIYEFDEQWNGKVIAEAREAGLEPFLGHHYPASDIPKQARELYLRNWLRTIVDVNYVPVPITPVLQPLTGKPLNLSLSILRSVSPLHIEYLQNMGVGATTTISLINNNKLWGLITCHHYSPKYVPHRIRNLCNFLGAFFSSELYQRQQLDNYQTELELRTKAMRIVDIFTSNVSSSRMIEQLGDEEQTLLGMMEASGAAVCYQDKLMLFGATPSQEQVRELAGWLAGKSKDYTYCTSRLSLEYESAKAYKNKASGSIYLALTPGHQNYMIWFRPEVVEIVDWAGDPAKAVIQENDGQRLSPRKSFEKWRQVVQSTSLPWREQHLNILPQLKSILRGQTENQLRQAEEQALQNARSLRHNEQRYLQLMDLSPVAFFMITDDVIAYCNNRAVELMGEEKGKSLIGQPFLNYVQESYRPALKQHFSDLSQNVTQFVSDQGQFLSGDGQPLEVSLSLASVIHGGRPSIMAVLNTGTGTEAKGEAYVDAANQMQSYLTTDSLTDLPNRQALEHELDQRLEDTLNTREPLLLLSIDIDDFHAYNAVHGLKGGDLCIQSVADVLNIISITHGTFVARFSGANFILTMVGASTSQAEQLAESVRQGISDLQIPRDRFEEEGVVTVSIGGLLKVPVPSDRPSDFIAKAEKALYEAKSAGKNQVVFY, from the coding sequence ATGTCAGATTTTAATACAGAGCATGAGAATCAGCCGCTGAACCGGACCCTGCTGAACGAAGCAGGATTGGACCCTAAGGAACCCGTAGATCTTAATAACTGCGAGAAGGAGCCGATCCATATTCCCGGGCTTATTCAGCCGCATGGCGTATTGCTGGCCGTAACTCAGGACACAGCCCATAAGATTGTCCAGGCCAGTCTGAATACGGATGCGTTACTAGGAAAAGATTCCGAAGCCCTGTTAGGCACGCCTATGGCTGACCTGGTAGGCCCGGATCAGCTGGAGATGCTGCTTACACGCAGCGTGAATGCGAAAGAAACTGCTGATTTGCAATATATTGTAATACAGATTGAAGTCGCGGGTGAGCCGCAGGACTTCTTCTGCATCCTTCACGAAAGTGAAGGGTTGGTGATCGTTGAACTGGAGCCTGCCTCTATCGATCAGAGCGACAGCACCAACGACTTCGACTGGATTCGCACCTTCTTCGGACGGCTGAAGCATGCGGCGAACCGGCTAGAAGCCAGCCAGGCCGCCGCAGAGCAGGTGAAGGAGATGCTTGGCTATGACCGGGTCATGATCTACGAGTTCGATGAGCAGTGGAACGGCAAGGTGATTGCCGAAGCCCGGGAAGCGGGGCTGGAGCCGTTCCTGGGCCATCATTATCCCGCCTCTGACATTCCGAAGCAGGCGCGTGAGCTGTATCTGCGCAACTGGCTGCGGACGATCGTGGATGTGAACTATGTTCCGGTTCCAATCACCCCGGTGCTGCAGCCGCTTACCGGTAAGCCCTTGAACCTCAGCTTGTCCATCCTCCGTAGTGTGTCTCCGCTCCATATCGAGTATTTGCAGAATATGGGGGTAGGCGCAACAACCACCATCTCGCTGATCAATAATAACAAGCTCTGGGGACTCATCACCTGTCATCACTATTCCCCCAAGTATGTCCCGCACCGTATCCGTAATCTGTGTAATTTCCTCGGGGCCTTCTTCTCTAGTGAACTGTACCAGCGTCAACAACTCGACAACTATCAGACGGAGCTCGAGCTGCGGACCAAGGCGATGAGAATTGTCGATATTTTCACAAGTAACGTCAGCTCTTCCCGGATGATTGAACAGCTCGGCGATGAAGAACAGACACTGCTGGGTATGATGGAGGCTTCCGGTGCAGCCGTATGTTATCAGGACAAGCTGATGCTGTTCGGAGCCACGCCTTCCCAGGAGCAGGTGCGGGAGCTTGCCGGTTGGCTGGCAGGGAAGTCGAAGGATTACACCTACTGCACCTCCAGGCTCAGTCTGGAATATGAATCAGCCAAAGCTTACAAGAACAAGGCCTCTGGTTCCATCTATCTCGCCCTCACTCCAGGACATCAGAATTACATGATTTGGTTCAGGCCTGAGGTGGTGGAGATTGTGGACTGGGCCGGAGATCCGGCTAAGGCTGTCATTCAGGAGAATGACGGACAACGCCTGTCTCCCCGCAAATCCTTTGAGAAATGGCGGCAGGTGGTTCAGTCCACCTCACTTCCGTGGAGAGAGCAGCATCTTAACATTCTGCCGCAGCTCAAATCTATTCTGCGCGGACAGACCGAGAACCAGCTGCGTCAGGCGGAAGAGCAGGCCCTGCAGAACGCCCGCAGTCTGCGTCATAATGAACAGCGGTATCTGCAGTTGATGGATCTGTCTCCGGTAGCCTTCTTCATGATTACCGATGATGTGATTGCTTACTGCAATAACCGTGCAGTGGAGCTGATGGGTGAAGAGAAGGGCAAATCGTTGATCGGGCAGCCGTTCCTGAACTATGTGCAGGAGTCCTACCGGCCAGCCCTGAAGCAGCACTTCTCAGACCTGAGCCAGAATGTAACCCAGTTCGTATCTGATCAGGGCCAATTCCTGAGCGGAGACGGGCAACCGCTGGAGGTAAGCTTGAGTCTGGCTTCGGTTATTCATGGCGGCAGACCGTCCATTATGGCAGTGCTTAACACCGGAACAGGTACAGAGGCGAAGGGCGAAGCCTATGTCGATGCGGCCAACCAGATGCAAAGCTATCTGACCACGGATTCCCTGACCGATCTGCCGAACCGGCAGGCGCTTGAGCATGAGCTGGATCAGCGCTTGGAGGATACACTGAATACCCGGGAACCTTTGCTGCTGCTGTCGATTGATATCGATGATTTTCATGCTTACAATGCTGTACACGGGCTGAAAGGCGGCGATCTCTGTATTCAATCGGTAGCGGATGTGCTGAATATTATCAGCATAACGCACGGCACCTTCGTGGCCCGCTTCAGCGGGGCGAACTTCATCCTTACGATGGTGGGGGCGTCGACCTCCCAGGCAGAGCAATTAGCCGAATCCGTCCGTCAAGGCATCTCTGATCTGCAGATTCCCCGTGATCGGTTTGAAGAGGAAGGTGTGGTCACTGTAAGCATAGGCGGCCTGTTGAAGGTACCGGTTCCCTCTGACCGTCCGTCTGACTTCATTGCCAAGGCGGA